The Carassius auratus strain Wakin unplaced genomic scaffold, ASM336829v1 scaf_tig00002951, whole genome shotgun sequence DNA window GGAGGCGTGGAGCAGTGAATGTGCAGACATGCCCTTCAGGACCAGTCGGCAGAAGAGATCTTATGTCAGCTACTGCTAGACACTCACTGAGGTCAAAAGACAGGAGACAGAAAAGCTGACTTTACTCCTGTAATCCCCCGCTCTCTTCCCACACGGCCATAGCTTAGTGTTAAAGGAATGTTCAGGATTCAAAACAAGTTGCTTTATCAGCAGATTaccacagaaaattatgtttgaatCATCCAACACTTTCTGGAGAGTTTAAAAGCAGAACTGTATAAAATGTGTGGGTTTGTTGTGACCCCGTTGTTCTTCTTCTGTACTAAAATTGTGCTTTATTTGAGGCTTTAAAGTTTCAGTGATATTTTATGGTTCTATTGTTCTAATGGACTTTTGGTATATCATATCCCTTGTGAGAATAGATCTCTCTATGTATTTTCTTTAGGTCTCACGCTAAAGTTCCTGCCTTGTCTGGCTTTACAGGGTAATCAGTAGGTCAAAAATGATGGGAGTCTGATCAAATTGGAGAAAGGGCTATTATTACTTGACCACTTCCACCCCCTGTCTAGCTATCTGGGGGTCCAGTGTGTGGGCCAAGCATCAGCCCACAGTGACCCCATACTAAGATCTCACTGACTTGTTCACTTGGACAGTTTCAAACATGCTGactaaagaaaaaacattttatagtgatgtatatattattgtatttgtttacaatattaacatgaataatgaaaaataatcagCAAAATCTTTATAAAAGTCTGGCGTCAGtaagaatttaaaaaagaaaaaaaaaagtttagcttTGCTATCAGgaatttatgacattttaaaatatattcaagttgACAACggcaattttaaattatatgtatgttaaactgaaaatgtaataacattttacaataatattgtttGATCAGATAAATGTATCCTTTGTGATCATAAGAGAAAAACATTGCGGAATCAAGTACAGACCCTGAACGGTATTGCGTTCATTCACACAGTGCAgagatttgtaaataaaatgcataaaagtcAACttcacatataaaaaatatttaaaaaatgacaacaacTAATTTATATAGTGCAACTAATTTTCCAACACATTTAACAGTTGATCAAATTGGACTGTGGGTCTCTTGAGATGTTGTGAAATCACATTTAGCATTATAAACCATATAGTTCTGATATCATCATGGAATTAAAAGATCTGATTTATGACCCTCTTTGGCTTCTAAAGCCAATTTCAGCTTTTGCCAGAAGATCTTAGTATCTTCTCCAGGTTTGGGCCAGCGGAGGTAGGTTCGTTTCTTCACCAGCTTCCTCATCCTGTGGTACGGAGAGAGCTGATGTGTGGGGATATCCTCCAGGAACACCAGAATCAGTACATCCTTCTGCTCATCAAAGAGTCTGAAACTCGCCACCTGGACCTCACTTGAACACCAGTTGCTCTTCAGGTAGTTCTTAGTGATCAGGCAGATGGTCTTGCGGCTACTATATATGCCATCAACGATATTGTCTATTATTGGCCTTCCTGGTTCAAAGTCTCTGTGGTGAAGGCACAATCTCCAGCTCTGTTCTCCTTCTAATTTTGGAATTAGTTCCTCCATTACCCAAGGCTCATCTTGGGCGTTGTAGGAAATGAAGGCGTCGTACTGGAATGTCGAACCGCTCTGCTTCTTCTTATTGTCGTAAAGGAAGGCTAAGAAGAGGTAGTATGCATAAACCACCTGAAAGCGCAGAAAATGCCAAACGAATGACGAGAGCAGGGTGAGAAAGACCACAATACTGCTGCAAAGAAAGCAGATGAAGTCGATATTCAAGGTGCAGGATTCGGTGTTGAAAGCAGACAAACTCATGCCTCGTAAGGAACTAGGGTAGCTACACATGTACTTGTTCAAATAAACCACCTGAGTAGAATTACTATTCTTGGCCCAGTCAATGAAGAACTCATTGTCACAGTCACAAGTGAACGTGTTCTTCTGCAAGTCGAGGACCTCTAGTCGAGGCAGTGACTGAATCAGAGTTTTGTTGATCAAGTCGATCTCATTGCCCGTAGCTTTTAAGGTCGAAAGTCTGGAGAGATTTGCGTTCAACAGGAAGTTCAGCGAGCGAAGCTGCGTTCTCGAAATGAGGAGTTTGGTTAGCCTCGAAATGGGGTGAAACAACTCAGCCGGGATCGAGTGGTCTTCAGACAGCGCATTCTTGGAGAGATCCAAAAACCAGAGCTGGGGGCTAAACTTGAATGTATCAGGATTCAGATGAGCAAGATTTGTGTTTCCAACGTAAAACATTTCCAAGGAGGATAAACCTTGAAGCAGATTTGAGGGTATTTGGCCAATTCCACGACGTTGACTGTGTAAGGACAGTACTGTAAGGTGCTTCAGGTCTTTAAAAGGAGGAAATTTCAATTGATCATCAGTAAATAAAATGATGTTGGCGTCCAAACCTAGATTTTCGAGGTTGGGCATGCCTGAGAAAACATCCTGgtgttttgttaatgttttagcTGATATTTTGTTTGATGACAGGAATAGAGAGCTTAGGTTCTTCAGTCCTCCGAATGCATAGCTTTCGATCTCTGAAATCTGATTGTCTTGTAAGTGCAAATACTTCAGCTGTGACATATTTCTAAAAGTGTACTTTTCGATTTTGCTTAGCTTATTAAAAGACAGTTGCAGCTCCAACAGGGATTGTGGCCCATTCCTGAAAGCATCACCGATCCTTAACAGATTGTTTGTCCCAAGTCTGAGGACTTCAAGACTCTTCAGGTCCTTGAAGGAACAGGATTCAATGATTGAGATTTTGTTACTGTACAAGTACAACATTTTCAACTGTGTTAAATTGGCAAAAACGTCACAGTTGAGGGTCTTGATGCTGTTTCTACTGAGATCTATGAACTCAAGAGTGAAGaggttttgaaagaagtttgtTATTCGAGTAAATTTATTGATTTGCAAACGCAACGTTTTTAGTTGCGTGAATCCACGGAACATACCTGGTGGTATATTGGATATTTCATTATCTCCTAAATCTATTTCTGTCAGGTTAGAACAGAGATCAAACATGTGCTCGTTgaggtgttttattttgtttgtttttagccgTAGAACTTGTAGCACTGGAGAACAGGCGTTCAGCAGGAGGTCAGTCCTGTTCAACTCAGCGTTTCCATTAAGCctgattttatttaacaaattctGGAAGCTCTGAAGCACATTAGCAGCATTCTGGACTGACATATGAACATCCATGAAGTACAGTGATTTCACTGAGGCGAAGAAAGTCTTTTCTGTGACGTTCCATGTCATAGTTCCATTTTGACCGCAATACGATAAATCAAGGTGATTGAGAAATTGAAATATATTGTCGGTCAGCTGAAATGTTGCAAAAGGGTTGTTCGAAAAATCAAGTATTTTTAATGCCAATGGATTTGTTGACATTTCATATGACTTGAAAGCATTAAGATGGTTGCTTCCAATGTACAGCTCCTCCAAATGAGGTGATGCAAGAACCGGCTTGATTTTCTCTACATAATGGAGTTGGTTTTTTGTTAGGTTTAACACCTTTAAATTGTGAAGCGTGCTGAAAGCTGTCTCTTCAATGTCTTTGATATAATTGTTATCCAGACGTAGCACCAGCAGGTTGGTTAGACCATGTAGCATTCCTCTCGAGATTGCTTGTAGTCTGTTGCTGGCCAGATTGAGACTGTATAAATTGGAAAGACTGTCAAACGCACCCTCTTGAATCTGCGAGATCTTATTGTGGGATATGTTTAAGTCCTGTAAATTTGACAAATGATTAAAGTCTCCAATCTGGATCTGTGTGAAGGCATTGAAGGAAATATCTAAAATATGTGTATTTCCAGGTATCGACGGAATCCTGAAAAAGCCCATTTTGTAGCAAAGTACTTTCGGCTGGATGTCTTTTAGGGGAGTACTGATTGTGCAGTTGTTCAGGGAAAAAGCACTTGATGGGGAAATGAAGCTAAAGAGGGCAATATATAATGTGATTTGTTTTAGTGTTCCCATGTTTTTCTTGATTCTTTTTACACGTCAAAATGGGAATCCACTGTCTTCACCTAAAcaagttttcttctttttcttcttttaaattaatttattttgtgccCTTTGCCCAGCCTCTCAGGAGTTTGACTTTGCatttcctataaaaaaaaaaaaaatcaaataaaataataataataaaatcaattatttaaaaaaatcaaataatttaataaacactaattttaaaacattagtttatacatttgtgaaaataaaaaaaaataagttaatttttgCATAGATAATTATAAGGAATTACAATGAAGTTAATTGAAACTACAGTCTAttcaattgtatttaaaaaaaaaggtgatgTTGTGATAACTGTAAAATGACAAGAAAACTGAGCCTCTCACAAAGAAAACTTTGCAACACAACCTGTCATACTTCATTCCATCAACATGAACATGAGCAAAGGAATCATTTctgtttactgcatttttaaaggCAGACagtggcaaaaataaataaataaagcagtaatAGATTCTTAATGTTACCATATCTAATAGTTCTCAAGTAAGGTAATTTTCACTTCAGGAAATCCTCTGTATCGGGAACACTATATCAAAAACATGCCAGTGTCTAATAAATATGTAGCCAATCAATGCGTTCATCCATTCCTACAAAGGTTAATACCgaatataataaaagaaaatagaatacttACAATATGCCTGTACCATAGTTGCTGATATACAGAAACGAAATATCTTACTCgctgacaaacacacacttctttATTTAGTTCTTGTCTGCTAACTCTTGAAAACAACAGGCTGGTCTTGTTTTATGTTGTATATCAGGAAGTGAAGTaatctgagggagaaaaaaagcAGAAGTCTATTAAAACACATGTGGCGTATTGACGTAACCTGATTCTGTTCAGATCTATTACAATTTATGATCATTTATGAAgtgtttataattatttcatcATGGATAGCTATGTGTGATTCTGTGTTTTCTTATTGGATTGCTTCATATCCAGTATTGTCATGCAATGGTTCTGCATTCATTCTTTATTATAGGTTTCAGTTCTCCTCAACTTCAAGCAAACCTGTGTTTCACAGTGTAAAATTACTCATCTCAAAATCGTGTGAAGGAGTTCTTTCTACTGCTCTATTTCCAtttcccttacgaaaaagaagttctaaaaagtaaaaagtaaactaaaagcatactttcctgtttttagtttactttttatgtaattctcagaaatatacttaaaatgacatttaggtaacttatacttacaaaaattctaaatatatttgagctatacttgtgctccaagaatccgtgttttcattattatacggtAGAGGGCGCTAGAACACAtctgtacagaatttccaaaaaacacaagtgaagaagaaaaaaagaaactaaaacatGTAAtacgatcatctgacatgaaacagcatcaaaactttaatgttatgaaataaagtgtcgaccgatgaagaggtaataattacagtcaagctttggggtgctGATCGACTCCATccacattttatttatcattctgaatccaattaatagtctttttcagctttttgttcaaaatgccatttctttatttttatgaaactaacccacattaaaatgtttaaaaaagaatgcatgaagttcgaataaaatgtttttgtttccaAGCAGATATCGTTTTCTTTCTTTGGatattttgtatgttcagatattcatataacaaaatatatataaaatctaaaacctaaatatagacatatta harbors:
- the tlr22 gene encoding toll-like receptor 22 is translated as MGTLKQITLYIALFSFISPSSAFSLNNCTISTPLKDIQPKVLCYKMGFFRIPSIPGNTHILDISFNAFTQIQIGDFNHLSNLQDLNISHNKISQIQEGAFDSLSNLYSLNLASNRLQAISRGMLHGLTNLLVLRLDNNYIKDIEETAFSTLHNLKVLNLTKNQLHYVEKIKPVLASPHLEELYIGSNHLNAFKSYEMSTNPLALKILDFSNNPFATFQLTDNIFQFLNHLDLSYCGQNGTMTWNVTEKTFFASVKSLYFMDVHMSVQNAANVLQSFQNLLNKIRLNGNAELNRTDLLLNACSPVLQVLRLKTNKIKHLNEHMFDLCSNLTEIDLGDNEISNIPPGMFRGFTQLKTLRLQINKFTRITNFFQNLFTLEFIDLSRNSIKTLNCDVFANLTQLKMLYLYSNKISIIESCSFKDLKSLEVLRLGTNNLLRIGDAFRNGPQSLLELQLSFNKLSKIEKYTFRNMSQLKYLHLQDNQISEIESYAFGGLKNLSSLFLSSNKISAKTLTKHQDVFSGMPNLENLGLDANIILFTDDQLKFPPFKDLKHLTVLSLHSQRRGIGQIPSNLLQGLSSLEMFYVGNTNLAHLNPDTFKFSPQLWFLDLSKNALSEDHSIPAELFHPISRLTKLLISRTQLRSLNFLLNANLSRLSTLKATGNEIDLINKTLIQSLPRLEVLDLQKNTFTCDCDNEFFIDWAKNSNSTQVVYLNKYMCSYPSSLRGMSLSAFNTESCTLNIDFICFLCSSIVVFLTLLSSFVWHFLRFQVVYAYYLFLAFLYDNKKKQSGSTFQYDAFISYNAQDEPWVMEELIPKLEGEQSWRLCLHHRDFEPGRPIIDNIVDGIYSSRKTICLITKNYLKSNWCSSEVQVASFRLFDEQKDVLILVFLEDIPTHQLSPYHRMRKLVKKRTYLRWPKPGEDTKIFWQKLKLALEAKEGHKSDLLIP